In one Parvibaculum sp. genomic region, the following are encoded:
- the ileS gene encoding isoleucine--tRNA ligase, with the protein MSTDTKSPDQAAADEPGRDYRDTLFLPTTDFPMKAGLPVREPEWLARWEKLGLYKRLREEAKGRETFVLHDGPPYANGNIHIGHALNKILKDVVVRSQQMMGKDAAYVPGWDCHGLPIEWKIEEKYRKKGKNKDEVPPLEFRRECREFAQHWVDVQREEFKRLGVSGEWDNPYLTMSFDAEAKIVEEFQKFLMNGSLYRGSKPVMWSVVEKTALAEAEVEYHDHTSHTIWVRFPVQTVTRDGAKMDMDLLSSCIVIWTTTPWTIPANRAISFSPAIAYGLYEVKATGEKLVLADALAEQVKKDAKIEEWTRLRDVKAGELRGVVCKHPFNGQGYDFGVPLLAGDHVTEEAGTGFVHTAPGHGQDDYMIWVENFGSKDIPETVNEEGAYYDHVPLFAGKFVLTRQGKEGNANAAVIEELEKAGALLAHGKVTHSYPHSWRSKAPLIFRNTPQWFVAMDAKIEAAGGKPFRQVALEEIEKVRWVPARNRNRIYAMVETRPDWVLSRQRAWGVPLTLFVNKSDGSLLRDPKVNARIVEAVAKEGADAWFEHPASDFLGNEYNADDYERVTDILDVWFDSGSTHAFVLEARGLPSPADLYLEGSDQHRGWFQSSLLESCATRGRAPYKQVLTHGMTLTDKGLKMSKSLGNAIEPEAIVKQNGADILRLWVASTDYWEDHSIGNEIVKSNVEAYRKLRNTFRYLLGNLAGFSDDERVAVADMPELERSILHRLAELDELVRKAYADYDFKRVTHTLSNFMNVDLSAFYFDIRKDTLYCDAPSSLRRRACRTVLDELFSCLTAWLAPVLCFTAEEVWLSRFPSDDASVHLRTFPEIPAAWRDEALADKWRKVRELRRVVTGALEVERREKRIGASLEAAPDVHVSNAELLAAMRGVDLAELAITSQASLIEGEGPAAAFRLDDVPGVAVVPKRAEGRKCARSWRVLPEVGSDPEFPDLSLRDAAAVREYDAQAARLQGA; encoded by the coding sequence ATGTCCACCGATACCAAGTCTCCCGATCAGGCCGCCGCCGACGAGCCCGGCCGCGACTACCGCGACACATTGTTTTTGCCCACGACCGATTTTCCGATGAAGGCGGGCCTCCCCGTCCGCGAGCCCGAATGGCTGGCGCGCTGGGAGAAGCTCGGCCTCTACAAGCGCCTGCGCGAAGAAGCGAAGGGCCGCGAGACCTTCGTGCTGCATGACGGCCCGCCCTATGCCAACGGCAACATCCATATCGGCCATGCGCTGAACAAGATCCTGAAGGACGTCGTCGTCCGCTCGCAGCAGATGATGGGCAAGGACGCGGCCTATGTTCCGGGCTGGGATTGCCACGGCCTGCCGATCGAATGGAAGATCGAGGAGAAGTATCGCAAGAAGGGCAAGAACAAGGACGAGGTGCCGCCGCTCGAGTTCCGCCGCGAATGCCGCGAATTCGCGCAACACTGGGTCGATGTCCAGCGCGAGGAGTTCAAGCGTCTCGGCGTTTCCGGCGAGTGGGACAATCCCTACCTCACCATGTCCTTCGATGCCGAAGCGAAGATCGTCGAGGAGTTCCAGAAATTCCTGATGAACGGTTCGCTCTATCGCGGCTCGAAACCCGTCATGTGGTCGGTGGTCGAGAAAACCGCGCTCGCCGAAGCCGAAGTCGAGTATCACGACCACACCAGCCACACGATCTGGGTGAGGTTCCCTGTCCAAACCGTCACGAGAGATGGCGCAAAGATGGACATGGATTTACTCAGTTCATGCATCGTCATCTGGACGACGACGCCCTGGACCATCCCCGCCAACCGCGCGATCTCTTTTTCACCGGCCATCGCCTATGGGCTTTATGAAGTGAAGGCGACGGGCGAGAAGCTGGTGCTGGCCGACGCGCTCGCCGAACAGGTGAAGAAGGACGCAAAGATTGAGGAATGGACGCGGTTGCGCGACGTAAAGGCTGGAGAGCTGCGAGGAGTTGTCTGCAAGCATCCTTTCAATGGTCAGGGCTACGACTTCGGCGTACCTCTCCTCGCCGGCGATCATGTGACCGAAGAAGCGGGCACCGGCTTCGTCCACACCGCGCCCGGCCATGGCCAGGACGACTACATGATCTGGGTCGAGAATTTCGGCTCGAAAGACATTCCCGAAACCGTCAACGAGGAAGGCGCCTATTACGATCACGTGCCGCTCTTTGCCGGCAAATTCGTGCTGACGCGGCAGGGCAAGGAAGGCAACGCCAATGCCGCCGTGATCGAGGAACTCGAAAAGGCCGGCGCGTTGCTCGCGCATGGCAAGGTGACGCATTCCTATCCGCATTCATGGCGCTCCAAGGCGCCGCTGATCTTCCGCAACACGCCGCAATGGTTCGTGGCGATGGACGCAAAGATCGAGGCGGCGGGCGGCAAGCCCTTCCGTCAGGTGGCTTTGGAAGAAATCGAAAAAGTGCGCTGGGTGCCGGCGCGCAATCGCAACCGCATCTATGCGATGGTCGAAACGCGGCCCGACTGGGTGCTGTCGCGCCAGCGCGCCTGGGGCGTGCCGCTGACGCTCTTCGTCAACAAATCGGACGGATCGCTGCTGCGCGATCCGAAAGTCAACGCCCGCATCGTCGAAGCGGTGGCGAAGGAAGGCGCGGACGCATGGTTCGAACATCCGGCAAGCGACTTTCTGGGCAATGAATACAATGCCGACGACTATGAGCGCGTCACCGACATTCTCGATGTCTGGTTCGATTCGGGCTCGACCCACGCCTTCGTGCTCGAAGCACGAGGGCTCCCGTCGCCCGCCGATCTCTATCTCGAAGGTTCCGACCAGCATCGCGGCTGGTTCCAGTCCTCGCTCTTGGAAAGCTGCGCCACCCGCGGCCGCGCGCCCTACAAACAGGTGCTGACGCATGGCATGACGCTGACCGACAAGGGCCTCAAAATGTCGAAGTCGCTCGGCAACGCGATCGAGCCCGAGGCCATCGTCAAACAGAACGGCGCCGACATATTGCGCCTCTGGGTCGCCTCGACGGATTACTGGGAAGACCACAGCATCGGCAACGAAATCGTCAAATCGAATGTCGAGGCCTATCGCAAGCTGCGCAACACCTTCCGCTACCTGCTCGGCAATCTGGCGGGCTTCTCGGACGATGAGCGTGTTGCCGTCGCCGACATGCCGGAACTCGAACGTTCGATCCTGCATCGCCTTGCCGAGCTCGACGAACTGGTGCGCAAGGCCTATGCCGATTACGACTTCAAGCGTGTGACGCATACCCTGTCGAACTTCATGAATGTCGATCTCTCGGCCTTCTATTTCGACATCCGCAAGGACACGCTTTATTGCGACGCGCCGTCGAGCCTGCGCCGCCGCGCCTGCCGCACGGTGCTGGATGAACTCTTCTCCTGCCTCACCGCCTGGCTCGCGCCGGTGTTGTGTTTCACGGCCGAGGAAGTCTGGCTGTCGCGCTTCCCGTCCGATGACGCTTCGGTTCACCTGCGCACCTTCCCGGAAATTCCGGCGGCGTGGCGCGACGAGGCGCTGGCCGACAAATGGCGCAAGGTGCGCGAGCTGCGCCGCGTCGTCACCGGCGCCCTCGAAGTCGAGCGCCGCGAAAAGCGCATCGGCGCCAGCCTCGAAGCCGCGCCCGATGTGCATGTCTCGAATGCGGAACTTCTGGCGGCGATGCGCGGCGTCGATCTCGCCGAACTGGCGATCACCAGCCAGGCATCGCTGATCGAAGGCGAGGGGCCGGCCGCGGCCTTCCGTCTCGACGATGTGCCGGGTGTCGCCGTGGTGCCGAAACGTGCCGAAGGCCGCAAATGCGCGCGTTCGTGGCGCGTATTGCCGGAAGTAGGTTCCGAT
- a CDS encoding transporter substrate-binding domain-containing protein yields the protein MRFIRRLPALLLLLLLPLAPASARWEGSPTLERIAAAGEVRVGLSGDYKPFSWEEPEGHFEGLDVDLAEALAADLDARLVIVRTSWPTLMEDLAAGKFDIAMGGISITEARAAKAFFTDPILTDGKAPIARCEDAKRFQALAEIDRDGVTVIVNPGGTNEQFARANISRATLILHTDNATIFEEIVEGRADVMITDAIETRIMAREHPELCAINPDKPFTRAEKAYLLPQDEVFKTRVDDWLGRLEAIGALQQIIRKWVE from the coding sequence ATGCGCTTCATCCGCCGCCTCCCCGCCCTGCTGCTTCTCCTGCTGCTGCCGCTTGCGCCAGCCAGCGCCCGCTGGGAGGGAAGCCCGACGCTTGAGCGGATTGCTGCGGCCGGCGAGGTTCGCGTCGGTCTCAGCGGCGACTACAAGCCTTTCTCCTGGGAAGAGCCTGAAGGCCATTTCGAAGGGCTCGATGTCGACCTGGCCGAAGCGCTGGCGGCCGATCTCGACGCGCGGCTCGTCATCGTCAGGACGAGCTGGCCGACGCTGATGGAAGACCTCGCGGCGGGAAAGTTCGACATCGCGATGGGCGGCATTTCGATCACCGAGGCGCGGGCGGCGAAAGCGTTCTTCACCGATCCGATCCTCACCGACGGCAAGGCTCCGATCGCGCGCTGCGAAGACGCAAAGCGCTTTCAGGCGCTGGCCGAGATCGACCGCGACGGCGTGACCGTGATCGTCAACCCGGGCGGCACCAACGAACAATTCGCCCGCGCGAACATTTCCCGCGCGACGCTGATCCTGCACACCGACAATGCGACGATCTTCGAGGAGATTGTCGAAGGCCGCGCGGATGTGATGATCACCGACGCCATCGAGACGCGGATCATGGCGCGCGAGCATCCCGAACTCTGCGCGATCAATCCCGACAAGCCGTTCACGCGCGCCGAGAAAGCCTATCTCCTGCCGCAGGACGAAGTGTTCAAGACGCGGGTCGACGACTGGCTCGGCCGGTTGGAGGCCATCGGCGCGTTGCAGCAGATCATTCGGAAGTGGGTGGAGTGA